TGGTACGTGGGGACTTGTAATCAACAACATTATATTCACAAGGTGGCCTCTTGTACGAAATTAAGGAGAAAAGGACTAATATATTCTTTGACTCCAGGGGATTTTTTACAGTTTGCCATGATCAAAGTTACAGAGAATGTTGATTACACAAGAGTCAACGAGTTGAGATTAATTGCCTTCTCAAGCAAGAGATCCATTAGTAGCAATTCGTCTTCTTTGCCGACGAAGCCAACCAAGTCGACACTTTTGAGCTGTTCAAGATTCGAAGTATTTGTCTTTACAGTCTTGAAGTCCATCCAGAGGTGAGGTTCATGCCAGTATTGATGGAAGCACGGACTGGGGATGAAGTTCAGCTTGCTCTCAATCTGCTTATTCCACACAATCATGAGAAAAGAGTTGGTGACATACTAATTAATGGTAATCAATATCAGTTGTCACGCTGAGAAAATGTGATTTGTCTAGCATTACTCGTATGTTAAAAAGTAGAATATTTGAAATGCTTACCTCGACGGACAACTTCATCAAGGAAGGACATGAGTTTAGGAAGCAGGCAAGAGAATCCCTTTTGTCCTTACTGATAACAGAATCAATGCAACTCAACTCCTTTAGTTTGTTGAACTGAAACTCAAGCCGCCCAAATATCACTCCCGCCGAGCACAACCACTGCAGGAATATTGCACATTTTGTCAGAAGCTAAAAATGGATAGCGAATAAGTTCAGCTCCGAAGCATCAAAAGTGTGAAATAATATAAGAGAAAAGTTTtataaaaatttcatgtaaaaccttaattaatcataaattacaaTGTAACATATTATGTTATCAAACTATCGATCAAGGCTGATCGATCATAATTATTACTTCAACAGATTTATCAATTAACAGTTTGACAACATAACTCCATGCTACAAAAGGAAAATCAGAGGATCAAACATAATAtacaattatacatatataccTCAAGAAGCCAGCCACTTACGGTGAGAACCTCAACATCCTTGAGAGAAGCTAGGATGGGCAAGACATCCTCACAATCAAACTCATTGCTTCCTGGTCCATCTCTCAAATCGAGCACAACATTAACCAAGCTCACTGTATTCTTTATCTCAATCTGAGCAAGAGCACCATGATACTCAAAAGATATTAGATTTGGAGCAGAAACCACAATAGCAGAAATATCTGAACAGTCTTCCACCACCAAGCTCTGAAGACTCTCTGTCTCTACTTCAAGGCTCTCCAACTCTCTACATTTAACAAGCCTCAAGCTTTCAAGAACATTACAATTTGAAAGCAGCATAGAAACCAAAGGTTTGGAAAGATGGGTGACTGATCTGAGGTGAAGAAGCTTGACCCCGAAGAAACTAGATTTTTGGGCTGGATTGCTATGAAGGCTCAAACAGGTTTTTGCTGCAACATTCTGAGTTTCAAAGAACTCAACATGAAGCTCTTGCTCAACCCCTTTGGTAGCTTTGACAACCAATTCTTTATTGATATGGCCAAGGACTTTGAGATTGAGCTCCAATTTTTCTGGACATGCATAAGACCTCAAGAACATGCCCATAACCTGTTCAATTTCTTGACCAGACCCTTCATTGGTTAATGGGTTTGGATCAAAATCCAAGCTTAGCTGAATTGGAAACCAGAGGCTTCTCCAAAATGTAGAAAGAGTGCTTGTTCTTACTGCTTCCTTCAATGGCAGCAAGGAAACAACTCTTTTCTGTACTTCAAATGGTAAGCTGCTGATCAAATCATCAAGCTTTCCCTCCTGCATGACTTCAATATTCTATAAACCCACCTCCAGAGAGCCTAAGTATTTGTTGGGGGAGCCTCaaaaacaataaattatgaacaaaaagaaaaagaatatgtGTGGGTGCTTCTGTTTTCCTGAAGAAAAAACCAAAAGTATGAGTCGGCAAGGCAATTTAAAATGCGAATGCCACTAATGACACTAGAGGACCTTTGAGCTTTGTTTATATAGAGATTGATTTTCCTTGTGATTGTGATCCAATGGGGAAAAGGGTCGTTGTCTCGTTGATATATGAATAGTTAAGTCGAGTGAAAGAGAGTATTAAAGATAAGCATATCTGATAATTGATGTGATTGAATGCAATTAGTTTTTTTTACTTGCCAGGGACCCGCGTGTTGATTCGAGTTATTCAAACCAAAGTAATTAATGATCTGAATCGTATGAACCAAACGCTGTGTGTTTATATTATACTATTAAAAGAGCGGATGATGGGCAAAGTTATAGAGACATGAGCGATGGTGTGCTGGAGATAGATTTCTTCTATTTTAGTTGTCCCATTGTCAATGTCTTTGGCTACTGGGCGTTGAACGAACTCACgtagtgttaaaaaaaaaaaagttggccGCTTCCAGAAACTTATTTGTAAGGTTGAAAGTTCAAAACAGAAGCACTAGCGTAGGGCCGTAGGCTGCTGTGGATTCTACACTAGCGTTTTTATTCATCGTGAAAGTTcagtttttaaatattttttatggaaattattctataaatcgacggtgtaaatgacccaacatttataagatgatctcaattcttgatatttataattaatatttttattaataatttaatagtgtatttaatataatctaaccattcatttatgtcggtgcaagtgCACTCCTCCCCATATTTTTTATAGTGGTGTTCACCTGTTGGTTACTAATCAAAAAAATTATGTCCAATTACATACAAatgtagaaaaataaaacaactcaacttaataataataattctctatATCATTATATTTACATCTAATGGTAGTTGAGCATAATTTTCATGATCTCGTGATCAATTACTGATCAGGTGAACATTATtaagtctttttctttttttttgacgaaaataggtcagccctttcattagattcagcaagcagtacaaaaacgaaacacccctatagggtcgacagaaagcaatcgttccttagaacctcatgaaaccctattctagcataataaaatcccaaaaaatcctgagtacacccaccttttaggaaatccacgcaccattattctaacaaaaacctagaaacctcGAAGCAGACATAAAAGGAAAACAACTAAGGCTCTGATTTCTGCGAcccaaacaaaatttaaatagtACTATGGGCCCTAGAGCCCCATTCCAGCCAAAAGCAACCCACAGTCCAGTTGGAATCCCAGATAGCCCAACTTGGCAAGCCGTCAACTGCCAGCCCGCATGCACCTCCACCTTTGTGAAGCCTAGCCTTAGGGAGCCCAAAGCAAGTAGCCCAACAACGGTCATCCCAGCAGGAGGACAAGGCAGCCCTAAAGGCCTTTTGGGCCCGAAGCCACCCAATCCTAAAGCCCACAAAGAGGCCCACATCCAGAACAGCCCAGCTGGAGGCCCAATTAGGAAAAACCCTGGCAGCATCCTCCCTTGCATCGCCACCTCCAGACAGCTTGCTGCATCCATCGCCGACGACAACCTCACATTCGCCTGCGTCCACCTGGGATAATGAATCCCTACAACAATACCAAGACGATCCCAAATCCAACTCCCAAACCCCTAAGCCCCTGCCTACCATCAAAGGGTTCCGGCCGAAGAAGATTGGCTCATTCCTCATCTCCAACCACCCCGAAGCAATACGACCGCCACCACGCTCACACCTATCCCAGAACATAGACGCAGGAATAGAACCATCACATCCAAACTAATCAGAACTAGAGCCGCCGAAAGATCCAACAAACCCAGAGGAGGTGCAAGCCCCACCTCCATTGGTAGTCTGATGACCACGATCTAAAACCTAGTCGCGCCTATCCAATTCAGACCAAACCCGAACCACGCCGATAGAGCTCGGCCTCATATCTGCCACCCAAACATCAAAACTACCACCCCAAACAGCAACCACAGGGAATCCACACCAAGGCGGCGCTCCAAGCAACAATGAGAAAGGAACGCTTAGCCACCAGACTAGTAATAGCCATGAACGTCAAGATTTTGAAACcttgagaaatttgttgatgGTGGAATACCAAcgataaaccctagcagagcgctagatCGAGAAAAAAAGGCATTGGGTAgtttattgtgtttttattcAGTCTTTATATATCGAATCCAAACGCCATTTGTTAGATAGAcatttttcttgattagttaataaaatttaatttgCTTGATCTCATAGCAACGTGTCTATGGTTGAAGGGTATTTCATGTGTAATTTCAACATGTAGGAATAAATTGCACATTAAATAGCCATTAATATCATTCAACTATGGTTGAAGGACAATGTATCTAGCTATTACAAAAaactttattttcattttcacatGTATATAACTTTAGGATCCTGAGCTACATGAATCAAGTGTCTCACAAAGAATGTGTATGCACATATACTGAAAGACGCATGAAATGACAAATCGATTATTGggaaaattttaaattcaaaGCAAGAAAGAAGGAACTACAAATGAAAGCAACTTAGTAATTGTCCGTCTCCCTCTTTGAGAGCGACATTAGCTAGATAAGCATGTAAGGCTTAATTTGTAGTGTTCTGGAGTCAATAAGGATAAACGGACCAACCATCATGATAACGATATTTACAAAAGGACAAAAGCCACTCGTTCTTGATATTTTTTCTTTGCTCGTAAACGTTCATATATAATATTCTTTAAACATCGTTGAATACTTGAATGCACGTTATCACTACTATTATTCTAACTGGTATTATTTTTTGGTTATACACAAAAGTTCAACacgaaagaaaaaattatttgtaCTGCCGGAACATCACTCACCGGTAATATTCTTTAATTCAAACATTAATTAATTTACTAGCtctttttaaaaaatatatatgtgtgtgtgtgggacCTAGGCGAGTTTGTGATCACGTGGTGCTTCGCTCTCCTAAAGAGATGAGACCGCCGCCGATCATGTTTGTATACCTAATTAGGCCATCTCCCACCATAGTCCCATTTATAGCCTAAAACATGCTCCCACGGTCCCACCATAAACTATTTTCATTgaccaagaaaaaaatttggccttctCAAATTTGGGCTCAGAATgctgactctttttttttatttctttaagaacatgaattttacatttaagaaaaatcatttttcctataaatatgagttatttataatgttactaaatattaaaattataTCATTGTAAATATCTTGTTGAGCTCTTTAATATGAGCCCAATATTTgatatgtttagaatttttaaaataaatgtgtaataattaatttttatgatatacTTATTTTCATTTAACTAAAACGACTAGTTTTATTGATAGCTTCGTCAAAACCATACTTGGAAATATATTATGAGTTGGGAAAAAGAGTACTAGAATGTGAAATACTAAAATAgccgttttttttttgtcattttcaaATTATAGCTGTTGGATGTgatgatatttgatttttggCTTACGGAATTTAGCCTACGGTGGTAGCACTGCTTTTTGTTGGTAGGCCAAAAAAGCATATTAGAGGGAATATTATAATGGTTTTAGCCTACCATGGGAGATGCTCTTAGGGTAGGAGACGGCATAAATATTTGCCTGTCTAGGAACTAGAGTACATTTTTATCACTTCATGTATAAAAGAAGAAAACCTTCAAAACAGAATATAGAACAAAGAAGCTAAGGGAATCTATAAGTTGGCGGATCACTCCAATGAAGAGAGTTCAAATGGCCGATAAGAAGCGATCAtcttattatgaattttttttttttttaaagattggATGTCGGCCCTTTATTAAAAGACAAGTGAAGATTACATCAAACGAACATCTGTTGCAATAGCAGCTTGAAGAAAAGAAGGtgtagaaaaaaagaaataatccTGAGATTCACTACATGCATGAGCAGCAAGAATATGAGCCACCCTATTGCCATTCCGACCCTTATAGGAAACGGAAATATCTGGCAGCCAAGATTTCGACCAATTCCTCATACAACCGACCAAGAGTCGATGTATTCCTTCCCTCATGGGAGGTCAATTGACGCTGCACCACCAAAGCGTTAGTTTCCAGCACCTTCGGTCTGAATTCCTATTGAAGAATAAACTCCACTGCCATCGAGCATGGCAAGAGTTCAGCATGTTCTGCATATATCAGACCAGTCAAGGGTCgatcagggccggtcctgagcttTTTGATGCCCAGGGTGAAATTTTGTGTGTGTGCCCAACTGGCCTAAATAAACATGTAATGATTCTTACGAATGTTATACTCTAAATCCTCTTTTTAGCGGTTTGAAACCTAATCAAGCAGGgcggctcatccccacgccgaTTTTATTACATAAAACAATATTATATAACAGGGGGtacataaaaccaaaaccccgtaTAAAAAAGATTACAAATTTTTTCTTATCACATAAAACTCCTAGCTAATCCAAAAGATCACACATAATGTAGCACTTCGacacaatcacacaaataaGAGACAAGGTAACGCGTGTCTTGGTAAAACTTACAAAGAATTCTGAATCAAAAAGGAAAAACCATATTCAAAAGTTGAACAAACAAATAGAAATGAGAtggaaaaaaatagaaattatcgAATATATACTTACTCGTGGTCGTCCTCTATGAATTATATGCTTAAACAAGGAAGCCATATAGATATATTCGTCCAGTATTCTGCCATTTCCACAATTGAATGAATTACACCAAAAGATCAGTAATGTGCATGAAGTTTTATATTCAATAAAACCAATTGAAAAAGGACTAGTATTTTACCTCATCTTGAATATGGTGGCTGACCCCCCAAATGAACAGGGTGCTTACAACATGAAAAGTAGCACAAAATAGCATTGTAGTCCCGagccaaatatgatattttacTCAAGCTTCAAACTGAAAGTTGGCGAACaacttttttccttcttgttttttcttttctgatcgaGATTGACTTGCAAATCCAACTTCCAATTGCacataatattgaaaattgaaaaccgaTGAATGAGCAGGTTGTTAAAAATCACTTTGAATGATGATTGATAAACACTGGAGCATAGAACAATACCTGGAAATTTGGAATttgcttttttccttcttgttctttcttttttgatcGAGATTGACTTGCAACTCCAACTTCCAATAGcacctaatattgaaaattgaaattcttACAAATCAACAGAACTCAAAAAACAAGTAACAAGACTTTTGATATCCAAAATTTTCATTAaatatcaaaattgaagaacacccaATACCTATTTTGATTTGTACCTCATCCTACATTGATGGAAAGCTGAAAAATTCATATGATCACCGTAGAATAACAGAAACATAAAGAGGAGAAAGATTGGGTGATGGATGAGAAGGAACTAAAGAATCGAGTAACCATTGAAAccaatttaaataaaaaatttgctAGGTTTCAAGGTTTGAGACTTGGGAGAGAGCAAGAGACGCTTGGATAATCAATTTTGTGCTCCCCTTGCgcgttggaagaagaagaagaagtaaagaCGCAAACTGCATCTAGAAATctgaaattctttttttttttttgtggtccAGTTCCTATGcatatataattaaatatatatatatatatattatattatattttgtttttaaaatctGGTGTCCCCCTTTGTGTTGGGCCCTGGGCTGTCGCCAATGTTGCCCATGGCCGGGCAAGGCCGGCCCTGATGCCAACTTGCGCAATTCCGGTCATTCCTCCCAGTCAATCCGATCGCCATTCCCACATTCTGATTGATGTCGAGCGCTATCTGTGATACCTGTTTGAGTCGCTTCTGACCAGGCTGGATACCATCTGGCTCATCTTCTGCTAGCCAACTCGATGCCCCCCACAACAATTCCATTCTTTGTTTCTCATCTCCTTCTGTGAGTCTCCATTCCATTCTTTGTTGTTTCTCATTTGATAGCATTAATCTTTatattctccacccaaatttgaatttattattaaatttttgttgctttttcattgttaattcgttattcaattaaCAAACCCATTATTTTTAGGGAAAATATTCATTTGCCCAAATTTGAGATACACTAACCCCATTTACTCAAATATCTTgtaagattgcccacttactcaacaaattacatattttttgccataatacccaattaagttattttttatttatttttaagacaATTATGCCCTCTCTCCCTTTGTCAcctagagagagagacttcacGAGACTTCTTTCGCTGGAATCCGGTCGCCGACGGTAGGAATCTTGTGACCCGTCACCAGCGGCCGGAATCCCGCAGTCAGTTTTATTGCCTCCGCCCCtccaataatacccaataaactttttattgcctctcaataaactttttattgctccccaataaactttattgccccctaataaatttttttattgcccctcaatagaactCTCCGGCAACATCTTTAAGAACCTTCAGTGACCGGAGCTCGCCGAAGATCTCCAATAAAACTGTTATTGTCCTAATAAAGTtgttattgccccccaataaagttgttattgcctcccaataaaaattttattcccccccccccccaacccaAAATAAATTTTCTATTGAGGGTCAATAATCATTGAAAAATATAGATGTTCTCAGAAATAACTAACAATATGAACACTATGGCATTAGCAATTCCCCTAAATCACTTTGACAGAACAAAAATCGAGAAAAAGAGAACAGAAGTTGAATCTAAAGTCAATTTCTATATCAATATGATTTGATCATCAAATACACACCAGACAGTCAACTATCTGTATATAATCAACTTATTACTTTAAGCAAACTGCAATTCATCGATTTACACACAACAAAATGGACCATAATCAAAGTCTCAAAACACAAGCAATAAACAGATAACTAACATGAAAGAATCAAAGCATCACAATCCAGGTGGAGGTACACAAGTATTGTTGCTGACATGCATTAAAGTGGCATGTACATAATATAAATtaatctctattttagggaatcagaaattgagagataatcgctgtgtattctcattgataataggggcctctttatatagaggattacaatgcatagagttagaatcatataaggaaagataatctttagattcttctaattaaaccctattaccactagctcaagtaacctagagtttggtccaaacacaaatagagatatccttaaacactcccccttgtgttgtccaaacgcggtgcttctctcgttgcctcgttaaaaa
Above is a genomic segment from Rosa chinensis cultivar Old Blush chromosome 3, RchiOBHm-V2, whole genome shotgun sequence containing:
- the LOC112192834 gene encoding F-box protein At2g39490 isoform X2, translated to MQEGKLDDLISSLPFEVQKRVVSLLPLKEAVRTSTLSTFWRSLWFPIQLSLDFDPNPLTNEGSGQEIEQVMGMFLRSYACPEKLELNLKVLGHINKELVVKATKGVEQELHVEFFETQNVAAKTCLSLHSNPAQKSSFFGVKLLHLRSVTHLSKPLVSMLLSNCNVLESLRLVKCRELESLEVETESLQSLVVEDCSDISAIVVSAPNLISFEYHGALAQIEIKNTVSLVNVVLDLRDGPGSNEFDCEDVLPILASLKDVEVLTWLCSAGVIFGRLEFQFNKLKELSCIDSVISKDKRDSLACFLNSCPSLMKLSVEIESKLNFIPSPCFHQYWHEPHLWMDFKTVKTNTSNLEQLKSVDLVGFVGKEDELLLMDLLLEKAINLNSLTLV
- the LOC112192834 gene encoding F-box protein At2g39490 isoform X1, which gives rise to MQEGKLDDLISSLPFEVQKRVVSLLPLKEAVRTSTLSTFWRSLWFPIQLSLDFDPNPLTNEGSGQEIEQVMGMFLRSYACPEKLELNLKVLGHINKELVVKATKGVEQELHVEFFETQNVAAKTCLSLHSNPAQKSSFFGVKLLHLRSVTHLSKPLVSMLLSNCNVLESLRLVKCRELESLEVETESLQSLVVEDCSDISAIVVSAPNLISFEYHGALAQIEIKNTVSLVNVVLDLRDGPGSNEFDCEDVLPILASLKDVEVLTVSGWLLEWLCSAGVIFGRLEFQFNKLKELSCIDSVISKDKRDSLACFLNSCPSLMKLSVEIESKLNFIPSPCFHQYWHEPHLWMDFKTVKTNTSNLEQLKSVDLVGFVGKEDELLLMDLLLEKAINLNSLTLV